The segment TTCCGAAATAGCAATTACCAATAATCCCACCTATTATTAAAATAGAACCTAAAATATGATAGTACATTATTTGTTCTTTTAAAATTAAAGCACCTGCTACAATAGAAACAATTGTTGAAATATTAGCAAAAACTCCAACTTTTGATGCTTCTACTTTTGATAGAGCATAGTTATTAAGTATTGCAGTAAGCAAAGTGCATGGAATAGCTAAATATACTATTGCTATAGTAAAAGATGTATTAGAAAACAAGTTAAATCCACTTCTAATTCCAAAACCTTTATAGATTTCTAGTATAAAAAAAGCAAGAAATCCAAATAACTGCATAAAAAAGCAGATTTCAATTGGTGTAAATTCCTTTGAGTATTTTCTAGATAATACACTAGCTATAGCCACGCATACACAGGATAAAAAGATAAATATAATGCCTTTTATGTTATTAAAGTTAAGAACATTTCCTTTCATATAAAAAATAAATATAACTCCAAATATAGAGATAATAATAGATATTATCTGTTTAAAATTAACATTTTCTTTTAAAAATATTATGCTTAAAATTAAAATTAGCACTGGAGATAAAGCACTTATAATTCCTGCTTCTGAAGAATTAATAAACTGAAGTCCTATACTTTGTAAAAGGAAAAAACCACTGGGAAAAAATATAGATATAATTACAAGCTTTAAAATATTTTTACCTTTAAAATTTAATTTTATAATCTTAAATAAATATGCTAAGAGAATAACTCCAAAGGAAATAGTAAATCTCATGGCCAAGGTATCATATGGATTTGTAATTGACACTGCGGTTTTTGTAAATAAAAATGAAAGCCCTATTATAATATTGCTTAAAATAACTGCTAAATAACCAAAGTTTTTATTATTTTTCAAGTAATCCCATCCTTTATCATTTATTCATAATGGTTAATCAGTAATTATTATACATATTAACTATTTTTTCTTCAAGTTTTAAACATTAAATTAGAGTTATGGATTGTCAACACTTTTTTGCACAATTTTTATTGGGTCATTTTTGCTAATCTATATTCCACTGGAGTCATATAATTTAGTGAACTATGAATACGTTTATTGTTATACCATAACACATAACTTTTTAATTCTAGTTTAAGTTCTTCCAAGCTTTTGAAAATCCTGTTAAATGCAAATTCAGTTTTTATAATTTTATATCCTGCTTCAGCAATTGCATTATCATAAGGACATCCTTTTTTACTTAAGGAACGTTTTATATCAAAAGTTTGTAAAACCTCATCTATTATTTTGTTTTTAAATTCATTACCTCTGTCAGTATGAAATATTTTCACTTTAGTTAAATTTATATTAGTACTCATAAATGATTCATAAACTAGCTTGGTGTTAGTATAATATTGTAGACACAGAAAGCCGAACACTTTAAAATATAAATAAAAAAAGGAAGTGTTTATAATGGCAAGAGGTCAAAAACGATATACAGATGAATTTAAAAATACAATAGTAGAGCTTTATAACTCTGGAAAAAGCTTGTCAGAGTTAAGTAGCGAATATGCCGTATCAAAATCAACAATAACTGGATGGATAAAGAAAAATAAACCTGTTTCTGTGGATAAAAATACAACCATAACAGCAGAAGAATATAAAAATTTACTAAAGAAAAATACCAAACTTGAAGAGGAAATTGAAATATTA is part of the Haloimpatiens sp. FM7315 genome and harbors:
- a CDS encoding DMT family transporter; amino-acid sequence: MKNNKNFGYLAVILSNIIIGLSFLFTKTAVSITNPYDTLAMRFTISFGVILLAYLFKIIKLNFKGKNILKLVIISIFFPSGFFLLQSIGLQFINSSEAGIISALSPVLILILSIIFLKENVNFKQIISIIISIFGVIFIFYMKGNVLNFNNIKGIIFIFLSCVCVAIASVLSRKYSKEFTPIEICFFMQLFGFLAFFILEIYKGFGIRSGFNLFSNTSFTIAIVYLAIPCTLLTAILNNYALSKVEASKVGVFANISTIVSIVAGALILKEQIMYYHILGSILIIGGIIGNCYFGNKSK